The genomic region ATTAAGTTAATGTTGAAAATGGAATTTCTCATTGAAAAGGACAAACACTACCAGGCCTACATTTTAACAGTCAGAATAGGGGATGGGAATATAGCTTTCAGGTAATATTAAAACACAACTGCAGAAAATCGAGTCCAAATGGCAGGGCTTAACACTGTGTTTAGTTACCTACAAACTCATAGATATTCAACATGTATTCTTGTATTAACAGTTGAAAGCTATGATCACCTGCTACTTATTAATACCATTTAATtctcatatattcaaagaaaagaacCCAATGGTTGTTCCCTTagaatacatgtatttttttaaattaatatttttgtgttgCCTCTTTCATCTCCTGTCTTTATTTCTAGAACACCTGTTCAGAACACTGcttacagaaatatttaaaaatgacgcAGAGAATCTCCATGAGATTTCAGGAATATCACATTCAGCAGAATGAAGCCCTGGCAGCCAAAGCAGGACTCCTTGGGCAGCCGCGATAGGGAAGTCCTGCTGGACGGACTTCCGTGAGGGATCGCCAACAGCTGTTGcactggaaacggggatgcatcTGGTAGAACCCCCTGAAAGCAGCAGCCACCATGTTAACCATCTGTCATGACTGTTTGGCAAATGGAAatcaatggagaaataaaattgctgTTTACCCGGGATAATCAAAATAGAAGGTCTTACTGTTCAAAATGACCACAGTAAGATGCAACATTTGTTGAGGCCTTATGATTCAGAAGCCTAGTCAATCgattagaaaaataaaccattGTTTCTTCAGTCATGActattaattttaaagcaaagtaTGTGTTCAATCATgaatgagatagaaaaaaaatttattactaaaagtaaaataaatggaaatatcaCTGAGCAGTTGTTCATGCTATATGGTACCATGGTATTCTGAGGACTGGATACGTTGAAGTGGTTTTCAATCGCGATCATCCTCCAAGTATTCCTGTTCATTCATGTCTGCCTCAAATTGCTGGCAAAGACATAAAATAGTTACTTGCTAATCACTTCTATGCACAATCCTTTCCTTGCCTCCCTTGTGTCAGGGTGGGCGTCACACATTCTAGCTGCATTTTCGTAAATCTTCAGGAAACAACCCATCTGAGACTAGAATGTTTAAGAGTTGACTGTTATTCTCTAGAGGAGTCTGCTTTGTTTAAAAGCGGAGAGTCTAACATGAATGACTGAGTCAGACCAACAAAACAGTATTCTCAGTGGTGACGTGATCAGTGTAATAAAAAGTGAACAAAAGTTAAACTAGTGTCTTATGGCTAAATGAATCCTAAAATAAATCCAAACATTATTAGGAAATTCTAGTTGATGCATAAGCATACCAAGGAGTTTGGTAAATGTATATAGACTAATAACCTGTTAACAAATTAGCTTACGAATGGATTTCATTTGATACCAATCTCAAGTTGTATTTAAGGAAACACTAATTAGCCTTTATGTTTAAATTTACCAAAGTGATATCTATGTTTTGTCATACTAATGGAAAGCAGTATTGTTCTGCTTTGATAATTTACTGTTTTCTATGTTACATCtaattttaatccattttaaataatactatttaaataataataccaTTTAACTTAAAGGCTTCTGTTGACATTATAGTCAGTGACTGGTGTCTTTGAAAGTACAAAGACAAAAATATCAACAATGCtgtctttaaaacaaatgaaacatgtatcatactcaacaaaatatacattatagTCAAAGGAACACGAAAGAATTGGCTTTTTTCACCTTAAAGCAAGAAAGGCAATAAAAAATTCAGAGACTTGACTCGTTTAAAACTTTGAGCCATTCACACACATCCTTTGCTATTTCTATGTACTCAAGCCCAATATGGTTGTTATGTTCATTTCACAGTGATAATTAAATATGTGCTCACCTGGCAAATAAGGGGAATTGTGTGTAACAGCATCTCAAATACCTGGGGAGGAAGTGTGTGTTTAAAAACC from Saccopteryx leptura isolate mSacLep1 chromosome 6, mSacLep1_pri_phased_curated, whole genome shotgun sequence harbors:
- the TIMM9 gene encoding mitochondrial import inner membrane translocase subunit Tim9, which codes for MAAQMPESDQIKQFKEFLGTYNKLTETCFLDCVKDFTTREVKPEENTCSEHCLQKYLKMTQRISMRFQEYHIQQNEALAAKAGLLGQPR